The following nucleotide sequence is from Euleptes europaea isolate rEulEur1 chromosome 3, rEulEur1.hap1, whole genome shotgun sequence.
GGGCTGGTAGTCCTCTGCACATACATGCACAATAAAACAGCTGATGAAGGTTCTTGAGAATcatcgttttgttttgtttttaaaacaagtcTGTTTCTGAGAATGACAGTCATACAGTTATGTCATTTAAACATTGTTTATACTTACAGACTCTCCTGATGTAAACGATAAACAAAGTCAAGCCATAAGTGATCTCTTGGAAGCCATGTATCCAAAAGTGGACAAGCAAGATTATATAATCCATCTGGAGCctatagaaacaaacaaaaatgctgtGTTTCAACATGTTTCAATGGCTGACTGTGCTACTGAGAACATTGAAGTGAACGTCACTCCTGTCCAAGCCCCTGCAGAAATGCCAGAGCCCAGCATAGAACCACCTAAAACAGTTCCAGCTCCTTCAGAAACAGAAACTGTAGAgattcctcctgctgctgctgctagcaAGGTAATAGCTACTCCAGAAGAACCATCCCCATCCTCGAAACCTGAGTCGGAAAGTGAGAACACTAATTCTGGTGGTCATCAGTTAATTTGTTGTCTCTGTAAAAAAGAATTCCATTCCAGACGCAGCGTACGTCGTCACATTAGAAAAGTGCACCAAAAAAAGATGGAAGAACTAAAGAAATttattgaaattaaaaaaaagccaaatcagACTTCTGGAATGGGACGCAATAAGAATGTCCTTGTAACATTGGGCAGAAGTTGTCCTGTATGTTTTAAATCCTTTGCTACAAAAGCCAATGTAAGACGGCATTTTGATGAAGTCCATAGGGGATTGAGGAGGGATTCTATTACTCCTGCTATAGCTACAAAACCTGGCCAACCATTGTCCTTGGATACAAGTTCTAAAAAATCACTTAAGTCTCCAAAACAGAAGTCTTCTTCAAAGGCAGAATACAATTTAACTGCCTGCAAATGTCTATTGTGCAAGAGAAAGTACAGCTCCCAAGTAATGCTTAAAAGGCATATGCAAATTGTTCACAAGATAACTCTTTCTACAAAAAGtactaaaagagaaaaaaagtccAGTAATACTGTTAACACAGACGTGAAAGTTAAAACTGAACCAACAGATTCTTCAGAATCTGTGCCTCCCATTTTCACTTCTGTTCAAAATGATGCGAAGGGGGCAAATACTTTAAATGAGAGAAAGAACGCTTCGTCTGCCGAGAGGAAGAACGCTTCGTCTGCCGAGAGGAAGAACGCTTCGTCTGCCGAGAGGAAGAACGCTTCGTCTGCCGAGAGGAAGAACGCTTCGTCTGCCGAGAGGAAGAACGCTTCGTCTGCCGAGAGGAAGAACGCTTCGTCTGCCGAGAGGAAGAGCGCTTCGTCTGCCGAGAGGAAGAGCGCTTCGACTGCCGAGAGGAAGAGCGCTTCGACTGCCGAGAGGAAGAGCGCTTCGACTGCCGAGAGGAAGAGCGCTTCGTCTGCCGAGAGGAAGAGCGCTTCGTCTGCCGAGAGGAAGAGCGCTTCGTCTGCCGAGAGGAAGAGCGCTTCGTCTGCCGAGAGGAAGAGCGCTTCGTCTGCCGAAAGGAAGAGCGCTTCGTCTGCCGAGAGGAAGAGCGCTTCGACTGCCGAGAGGAAGAGCGCTTCGACTGCCGAGAGGAAGAGCGCTTCGTCTGCCGAGAGGAAGAGCGCTTCGTCTGCCGAGAGGAAGAGCGCTTCGTCTGCCGAGAGGAAGAGCGCTTCGTCTGCCGACAGGAAGACCACTTCGTCTGCCGACAGGAAGAGCGCTTCGTCTGCCGACAGGAAGAACACAGGACCCACTGAAAGAAAGAATACACCATCAACGGAGAGAAAGAATACACCATCAATTGAGAGAAAGAATACACCATCCACGCAGAAAAGTAAAGTTAAGCAGGGCTCAGAAAACTCAAAGTCTGCTAATCAGTCTATTGTGGGTAGTGCAAAAAAACCCAGGAAACCAAGACTTTCAGCAGGCTTTGATTTCAAGAAGCTTTACTGTAAACTCTGTAAACGTCAGTTTACCTCTAGACAGAATCTAACAAAACACATTGAGTTGCACACAGATGGGAATAACATATATGTTAAATTCTACAGGTGTCCCCTCTGCACTTATGAAACACGCCGAAAGCGTGATGTGATAAGACACATAACGGTAG
It contains:
- the ZNF800 gene encoding zinc finger protein 800 gives rise to the protein MPLRDKCCQTDHHHHGCCEPVHMLEAGDPPLLQPPLQTSKSGIQQIIECFRSGTKQLKHILLKDVDTIFECKLCRSLFRGLPNLITHKKFYCPPSLRMDDNSPDVNDKQSQAISDLLEAMYPKVDKQDYIIHLEPIETNKNAVFQHVSMADCATENIEVNVTPVQAPAEMPEPSIEPPKTVPAPSETETVEIPPAAAASKVIATPEEPSPSSKPESESENTNSGGHQLICCLCKKEFHSRRSVRRHIRKVHQKKMEELKKFIEIKKKPNQTSGMGRNKNVLVTLGRSCPVCFKSFATKANVRRHFDEVHRGLRRDSITPAIATKPGQPLSLDTSSKKSLKSPKQKSSSKAEYNLTACKCLLCKRKYSSQVMLKRHMQIVHKITLSTKSTKREKKSSNTVNTDVKVKTEPTDSSESVPPIFTSVQNDAKGANTLNERKNASSAERKNASSAERKNASSAERKNASSAERKNASSAERKNASSAERKNASSAERKSASSAERKSASTAERKSASTAERKSASTAERKSASSAERKSASSAERKSASSAERKSASSAERKSASSAERKSASKNTPSTERKNTPSIERKNTPSTQKSKVKQGSENSKSANQSIVGSAKKPRKPRLSAGFDFKKLYCKLCKRQFTSRQNLTKHIELHTDGNNIYVKFYRCPLCTYETRRKRDVIRHITVVHKKSSRYLGKITASLEIRAIKKPIDCVLNKVTKRGPQRDEGKQNGSKQDVASNSPGKKYEGADVGIEVKVTKNFSLHRCNKCGKAFAKKTFLDHHKKTHKANASHSPEENKAKGRSTRSKALVW